From a single Microbacterium murale genomic region:
- a CDS encoding YceI family protein has protein sequence MTTIDIPGYRAGTWILDPAHSEVTFSVRHMMISKVRGTFGMKSATLVAPENPLEARVEASVDVTSIDTNDEGRDGHLRSADFFDTENFPTMEFVSTAARAEADEFFIDGDLTIRGVTKPVSFKFDFGGFGTDPYGNYKAGASATTIVNREDFGLTWNAALETGGVLVGKDITINLDLQGALQQD, from the coding sequence ATGACCACTATCGACATTCCCGGCTACCGCGCAGGCACCTGGATCCTGGACCCCGCACACAGTGAGGTCACGTTCAGCGTCCGCCACATGATGATCTCGAAGGTGCGCGGCACATTCGGCATGAAGAGCGCCACGCTGGTCGCCCCCGAGAACCCCCTCGAGGCGAGGGTCGAGGCGAGCGTCGATGTCACGTCCATCGACACCAACGACGAGGGTCGCGACGGCCACCTCCGTTCGGCCGACTTCTTCGACACGGAGAACTTCCCGACCATGGAGTTCGTCTCCACCGCTGCGCGTGCGGAGGCCGACGAGTTCTTCATCGACGGTGACTTGACCATCCGCGGCGTGACCAAGCCGGTGAGCTTCAAGTTCGACTTCGGCGGCTTCGGCACCGACCCGTACGGCAACTACAAGGCCGGCGCATCTGCGACGACGATCGTCAACCGTGAGGACTTCGGTCTCACTTGGAACGCGGCATTGGAGACCGGCGGAGTGCTCGTCGGCAAGGACATCACGATCAACCTCGACCTTCAGGGCGCGCTGCAGCAGGACTGA
- a CDS encoding MFS transporter yields MSGNFIDLRPFRASRAFTRMWIGSTLAGLGGQLTIVTVMLHVFELTASTFAVSMVAVAGLIPMILAGLYGGMLADAFDRRKVALIAAIITFVSTLLLAVLTWGQLETIWWLYALSMINSAANSVGMATRTAIVPRLIPRDLLAAASALNGITIGVMVMVGPALAGILVAVTGYGWTYTIDVMLMLAMFLGLWSLPALRPEGNIVRPGLESLVDGWRFLKRAANIRMQYLVDIVAMTFGQPLALFPALGTVLLGGGAVTTGALTAAVAAGTFLSSLFSGRVVRYRWHGRGIERAVQAYGAAIALFGAVLLLGVWMPGASETHANIGLIVAACVALALSGAADNISSIYRNTMMQASVPDAIRGRLQGIFIIVVAGGPRLGALYAGALATFTALWFPPLLGGLLVIALVGVLVRFTPRFRMYDAENPEP; encoded by the coding sequence GTGAGCGGCAATTTCATCGACCTGCGTCCGTTTCGCGCGAGTCGGGCGTTCACGCGAATGTGGATCGGTTCGACGCTGGCCGGTCTCGGTGGCCAGCTCACCATCGTCACCGTGATGCTGCACGTGTTCGAACTCACCGCGAGCACGTTCGCCGTCTCCATGGTCGCCGTGGCCGGCCTCATCCCGATGATCCTCGCAGGCCTGTATGGCGGGATGCTCGCCGACGCGTTCGATCGACGCAAGGTCGCCCTCATCGCTGCGATCATCACGTTCGTCTCGACTCTGCTGCTCGCGGTGCTCACCTGGGGCCAGCTCGAGACGATCTGGTGGCTGTACGCGTTGAGCATGATCAACTCCGCTGCGAACTCGGTAGGCATGGCCACGCGCACGGCGATCGTTCCGCGTCTCATCCCCCGCGACCTCCTCGCCGCGGCATCCGCGCTGAACGGCATCACGATCGGCGTGATGGTGATGGTCGGCCCAGCCCTCGCCGGCATCCTCGTGGCAGTCACCGGCTACGGCTGGACGTACACCATCGACGTCATGCTCATGCTCGCGATGTTCCTCGGGCTGTGGTCGCTTCCCGCCCTCCGCCCCGAGGGGAACATCGTGCGCCCGGGATTGGAGTCCCTGGTCGACGGCTGGCGTTTCCTCAAGCGCGCGGCCAATATCCGGATGCAGTACCTGGTCGACATCGTCGCGATGACGTTCGGGCAACCACTGGCACTGTTTCCCGCGCTGGGCACCGTGCTCCTCGGCGGCGGCGCGGTGACGACGGGCGCACTGACCGCAGCGGTGGCCGCCGGCACGTTCCTCTCCAGTCTGTTCTCCGGCCGCGTCGTCCGCTACCGCTGGCACGGCCGCGGAATCGAACGCGCCGTCCAGGCGTACGGGGCGGCGATAGCACTGTTCGGTGCAGTGCTCCTGCTCGGTGTCTGGATGCCCGGGGCGAGCGAGACCCACGCGAACATCGGCCTCATCGTCGCCGCCTGCGTGGCGTTGGCGCTCTCCGGCGCCGCAGACAACATCAGCTCGATCTACCGCAACACCATGATGCAGGCGTCGGTGCCGGATGCCATCCGCGGCCGGCTGCAGGGCATCTTCATCATCGTCGTCGCCGGTGGACCGCGTCTCGGTGCCCTTTACGCCGGCGCGCTCGCGACATTCACCGCGCTCTGGTTCCCGCCATTGCTCGGTGGACTGCTCGTGATCGCGCTCGTCGGGGTGCTGGTCCGCTTCACCCCGAGATTCCGCATGTATGACGCAGAGAACCCCGAGCCCTGA
- the rpsO gene encoding 30S ribosomal protein S15: protein MPLESDAKKAIMEEYATHPGDTGSPEVQVAMLTQRIKDLTEHLKDHKHDHHSRRGLFLMVGQRRRLLGYLQDIDIARYRTLIEKLGLRR, encoded by the coding sequence ATGCCACTCGAGTCTGACGCCAAGAAGGCGATCATGGAAGAGTACGCGACGCACCCCGGTGACACCGGATCCCCCGAGGTGCAGGTCGCGATGCTGACGCAGCGCATCAAGGACCTCACCGAACACCTCAAGGATCACAAGCACGACCACCACTCGCGTCGTGGCTTGTTCCTCATGGTGGGTCAGCGCCGTCGTCTGCTCGGCTACCTCCAGGACATCGACATCGCGCGTTACCGCACGCTGATCGAGAAGCTTGGACTGCGCCGCTAA